A genomic window from Yarrowia lipolytica chromosome 1D, complete sequence includes:
- a CDS encoding 40S ribosomal protein eS24 (Compare to YALI0D13728g, similar to Saccharomyces cerevisiae RPS24A (YER074W) and RPS24B (YIL069C); ancestral locus Anc_7.262, similar to uniprot|P26782 Saccharomyces cerevisiae YIL069c RP50B 40S small subunit ribosomal protein S24.e) gives MADSVTIRTRKFIRNPLLGRRQFVVDILHPSSANVSKDELREKLAGAYNSEKDAVSVFGLRTQFGGGKTTGFGLIYDSPEALLKFEPAYRQVRYGLATKVEKASRQQRKQRKNRDKKVRGTGVKLAAKKKKKAE, from the exons ATG GCCGACTCCGTCACAATCCGAACCAGAAAGTTCATCCGAAACCCCCTCCTCGGCCGACGACAGTTTGTCGTTGACATTCTGCACCCCTCTTCCGCCAACGTGTCCAAGGACGAGCTCCGAGAGAAGCTGGCCGGTGCCTACAACTCCGAGAAGGACGCCGTCTCCGTCTTTGGCCTCCGAACCCAGTTTGGTGGAGGAAAGACTACCGGTTTCGGTCTCATCTACGACTCTCCCGAGGCTCTGCTCAAGTTTGAGCCCGCCTACCGACAGGTCCGATACGGCCTTGCCACCAAGGTCGAGAAGGCTTCTCGACAGCAGCGAAAGCAGCGAAAGAACAGAGACAAGAAGGTCCGAGGAACCGGTGTCAAGCTcgccgccaagaagaagaagaaggccgagtAA
- a CDS encoding uncharacterized protein (Compare to YALI0D13684g, similar to Saccharomyces cerevisiae SAC7 (YDR389W) and BAG7 (YOR134W); ancestral locus Anc_5.471, some similarities with uniprot|P17121 Saccharomyces cerevisiae YDR389W GTPase activating protein SAC7) produces MVLQKDANTVAGNSRNKHARSPRLVYIYTQSCPVSSHAVSLISRSQSHLTQMYSSSPPTKTSLVSWWKTFKMRPKDHPDLATSPTTQMLAPPGMPQGSLSPGPTGMLERPKLPHMSRSNGEWSSYNAATALDEELEESVIFGVPLASSIQYANVSISLTDPNGEQFIYGHIPIVVAKCGVYLKEHATGVEGIFRVSGSAKRMRDLQRLFNTPPRYGKGLDWSGFNVHDAANVLRRYLNHLPEPIVPLEFYEQFRKPLRNSPSILEYIENKSPAPNAGAGGGGAGAEASAGDGSAANPTASTTSVVASEHNASVASLTSLESTTTSMQASTTNLSLDDPLHTEIVQTVAVYQDLIARLPNLNRQLLMYILDLLAVFASKSEENLMPAPNLAAIFQPSILFHPDHDMMPREYRLSRSVIEFMIEHSNKFLSTIETIAREEHARNKELGIKPMAPSPQVSVTSTIAGQEAAAAAGSSGGSSSTSSGLMPPGRRHSKSMSSVNAPPAAGPASTPVHVQAVPQQPREQLVVRKPRESDRVKEDAVAAAAAATPEKGGLLNTIKRASSLSRRPSQRRTSSNSSQTSELQRSSTINRGYRKSSVKSDESAQGVIPTSAPASIASVAVPAAPTASMSMQSPAPSIQINQIPHSEQATASIPGPSAETGPSSIASSAATPAGTPAGTPTVAGSGRPLLCRTASPRVLSPSTEPKSFLGVSDEGEHPGRMSRRSSHEKSGSPRFRVLGNVFGHSNDSASSLSGMTRSVSSSSIDGDGVGAEERPKSRWRRSFIFMQPNNSNPAIDDPNFAAPPVRSPGEVSMDDYSMSPSKLSFFKRMRSRERGSQDVERPSSSADATEPPTPPSATAVQAAAAAAAAAGGHGHGHEEKRAPVVKKPVSSPASTSPTATTHTATSTASPAPSAVKKVPVPSAGQGHGHVVQGHVVQGQPVQGQASPAAQVQPQIAIPVEAHSAHTQAPSQAQPQATVSKTGAPASASASAPAPGPAPAAAAAAGTAQPVAPLQTIQSMIEPEIGESAATSTAATAQSTPATSS; encoded by the exons ATGGTATTGCAGAAGGACGCAAACACTGTCGCAGGGAACAGCAGAAACAAACATGCTCGCTCGCCCAGACTGGTCTACATTTACACACAGTCCTGTCCAGTCTCATCTCACGCAGTCAGTCTCATCTCACGCAGTCAGTCTCATCTCACCCA AATGTACagttcttcaccaccaacgaAAACATCGCTGGTGTCGTGGTGGAAGACGTTCAAAATGAGACCCAAGGACCATCCGGATCTCGCAACGTCTCCCACCACGCAGATGCTAGCACCCCCAGGCATGCCCCAGGGCTCGCTGTCTCCAGGCCCCACCGGTATGCTGGAGCGGCCCAAGCTGCCACACATGAGCCGTTCCAACGGAGAATGGTCGTCCTACAACGCCGCAACGGCcctcgacgaggagctAGAGGAGTCCGTCATCTTCGGCGTACCTCTCGCCAGCTCCATCCAGTACGCCAACGTTTCCATCTCTTTGACGGACCCCAACGGCGAACAGTTCATCTACGGTCACATTCCTATCGTCGTGGCCAAATGTGGCGTGTATCTCAAGGAGCACGCCACCGGAGTGGAGGGAATTTTCCGGGTATCTGGATCCGCCAAGCGAATGCGTgacctccagagactctTCAACACGCCTCCCCGATATGGCAAGGGGCTGGACTGGTCGGGGTTCAACGTACACGACGCTGCCAACGTGCTGAGACGATATCTCAACCATCTACCTGAACCGATCGTGCCTCTGGAGTTCTACGAGCAGTTCCGAAAGCCCCTGCGAAACTCGCCGTCGATTCTCGAGTACATTGAGAACAAGAGCCCTGCGCCCAACGCAggtgcaggaggaggaggagccggGGCTGAGGCCTCCGCTGGAGACGGCAGTGCTGCAAACCCTACGGCATCGACAACATCGGTGGTGGCTTCCGAGCACAATGCGTCCGTGGCTTCGCTGACGTCGCTCGAGTCTACCACCACGTCCATGCAGGCGTCCACCACCAATCTGTCGCTGGACGACCCACTGCACACCGAGATTGTGCAGACCGTTGCGGTGTACCAGGACCTGATCGCGCGGCTTCCTAACCTCAACCGGCAGCTGCTCATGTACATTCTGGACCTGCTTGCCGTGTTTGCATCCAAGAGCGAGGAGAACCTCATGCCTGCACCCAATCTGGCAGCCATCTTCCAACCGTCCATTCTGTTCCACCCGGACCACGACATGATGCCGCGCGAGTACCGGCTATCACGATCGGTTATTGAATTTATGATTGAGCACAGCAACAAGTTCTTGTCGACAATCGAGACCATTGCGCGGGAGGAGCATGCGCgaaacaaggagctgggtATCAAGCCCATGGCCCCCTCCCCCCAGGTGTCTGTTACCTCTACGATTGCAGGCCaggaagctgctgctgctgccggATCTAGTGGCGGTTCTTCCTCTACCTCTTCTGGACTCATGCCTCCCGGACGACGACACTCCAAGTCCATGTCCTCCGTGAATGCTCCTCCTGCCGCTGGTCCAGCATCGACGCCAGTGCACGTACAGGCAGTGCCGCAACAGCCTCGTGAACAGCTCGTGGTGCGAAAGCCCCGTGAGAGCGACAGGGTCAAGGAAGATGCTGTCGCTGCCGCTGCGGCGGCTACCCCTGAAAAGGGCGGTTTGCTAAACACCATCAAGCGGGCATCGTCCCTGTCGCGACGGCCCTCGCAGCGACGCACGTCATCAAACTCGTCGCAAACCAGCGAGTTGCAACGCTCGTCGACAATCAACAGGGGGTACAGAAAGAGCAGCGTCAAGAGCGACGAGAGCGCCCAAGGCGTGATCCCCACATCTGCGCCGGCGTCGATCGCCTCTGTGGCTGTGCCTGCAGCCCCGACAGCGTCTATGTCTATGCAGTCACCTGCTCCCAGCATACAGATCAACCAGATTCCCCATTCCGAGCAGGCCACTGCTTCTATCCCAGGCCCTTCTGCTGAAACCGGACCCAGCAGCATTGCTAGCTCTGCTGCTACGCCCGCAGGCACACCCGCAGGCACACCCACTGTAGCAGGCAGCGGCAGGCCGCTCCTCTGTCGAACAGCCTCTCCGCGAGTGCTGTCGCCGTCCACGGAGCCCAAATCCTTCCTCGGCGTGTCCGATGAGGGTGAGCATCCCGGCCGGATGTCGCGGCGATCGTCACACGAAAAGTCTGGGTCGCCGCGGTTCAGGGTGCTGGGCAACGTCTTCGGCCACAGCAACGACAGCGCCAGCTCGCTCAGCGGAATGACGCGGTCAGTGTCGTCGTCCAGTATCGATGGTGACGGCGTGGGAGCCGAGGAGCGACCCAAGAGCCGATGGCGACGGTCGTTCATCTTCATGCAgcccaacaactccaacccAGCGATTGATGACCCCAACTTTGCTGCGCCCCCCGTCCGATCTCCAGGTGAGGTGTCGATGGATGATTATTCAATGTCCCCCTCGAAGCTGTCGTTTTTCAAGCGAATGCGAAGCCGAGAAAGGGGCAGCCAGGACGTTGAGCGTCCTTCCAGCAGTGCAGATGCAACGGAGCCTCCTACTCCTCCCTCTGCTACTGCGGTTCaagcggcggcggcggcagcagcagcagcaggtggACACGGACATGGCCACGAGGAGAAGCGTGCTCCTGTGGTAAAGAAGCCCGTTTCCTCACCTGCATCAACATCTCCTACGGCCACTACACACACAGCGACGTCTACGGcgtctcctgctccttccgCAGTGAAGAAGGTGCCTGTTCCAAGTGCTGGTCAGGGACACGGGCACGTGGTGCAGGGCCATGTTGTCCAGGGACAGCCCGTCCAGGGACAGGCAAGTCCCGCGGCCCAGGTCCAGCCCCAGATCGCTATTCCTGTCGAGGCTCACAGTGCACACACCCAAGCCCCATCACAAGCGCAACCACAAGCGACGGTTTCAAAGACTGGAGCACCAGCGTCGGCATCGGCATCGGCGCCAGCTCCTGGGccagctccagctgctgctgctgctgctggtactgCGCAGCCTGTCGCACCTCTCCAGACGATTCAGTCCATGATTGAGCCTGAGATCGGGGAATCCGCGGCGACCTCGACGGCGGCTACTGCCCAATCCACTCCCGCTACATCCAGCTAG
- a CDS encoding uncharacterized protein (Compare to YALI0D13662g, no similarity) — protein sequence MIRRVDKHPSPNTSHHKWTESEISEAWKYVLRNSNATFTRRTWSKLTREAPQIATEPPQTLQQTPPLHPVATPEHKGILKTDSHFGATPSSPGAVRFAPTVTTIHYDTETSDLESEMDWEGVYEGPVFDDL from the coding sequence CGCCCAACACGTCCCATCATAAGTGGACCGAGTCGGAGATCTCCGAGGCGTGGAAATACGTGCTGAGAAACTCCAATGCCACCTTCACCCGCCGAACATGGTCCAAGCTGACTCGCGAAGCCCCGCAGATTGCCACGGAGCCGCCCCAGACACTCCAACAGACCCCACCACTGCATCCTGTAGCCACTCCTGAACACAAGGGCATTCTCAAGACCGACTCGCACTTTGGAGCCACTCCCTCTTCACCGGGAGCGGTCCGATTTGCCCCCACCGTCACCACCATTCATTACGATACAGAAACGTCAGATCTCGAGTCGGAAATGGACTGGGAAGGTGTCTACGAGGGCCCGGTGTTTGACGACTTGTAA
- a CDS encoding uncharacterized protein (Compare to YALI0D13706g, similar to Saccharomyces cerevisiae RVS167 (YDR388W); ancestral locus Anc_5.470, similar to uniprot|P39743 Saccharomyces cerevisiae YDR388w RVS167 Reduced viability upon starvation), with protein MSMKGITKGIARAPQSFKAKFNIGEQTKDLVYIDAERRFKELEKETKKLHEESKKYFDAINGMLEHQIQFSKAIEEIYKPISGRLSDPNGAIPEGNPEGISACEQYREVVNDLQATLKPELEMIDSRIIGPANELLEVINSIRKMATKRAHKQLDLDRHNNSLKKYQDKKERSVNDEKKMYSAESAVEIAQQEYDYYNDMLKEELPQLFELEAQFIAPLFQSFYYMQLNVFYTLYIRMEEMKIPYFDLTNEDIEGAFAAKRGDVAERTEQLSITQFRVGHARAKLEMTKRRFAKDKDKEAAAGAAPVAGAAPPAYGGEEAADPAAAAAAAPAAYTATGYPNEKAVYTPPGAPAAAAPAAETCTALYDYEAQAAGDLSFSAGQVITIVQRTADTNGWWTGIVGGHQGVFPGNYVQLNA; from the coding sequence ATGTCTATGAAAGGAATCACCAAGGGCATCGCCCGAGCGCCTCAGTCGTTCAAGGCCAAGTTCAATATTGGGGAGCAGACCAAGGATCTGGTCTACATTGACGCCGAGAGGCGGttcaaggagctcgagaaggagaccaagaagctgcaCGAGGAGTCGAAAAAGTACTTTGACGCGATCAACGGCATGCTGGAGCACCAGATCCAGTTCTCCAAGGCGATTGAGGAGATCTACAAGCCCATTTCTGGACGGCTGTCGGACCCCAACGGAGCCATTCCCGAGGGCAACCCCGAAGGTATCAGTGCATGCGAGCAGTACCGTGAGGTGGTCAACGATCTGCAGGCAACGCTCAAGcccgagctggagatgaTCGATTCGCGAATCATTGGCCCCGCcaacgagctgctggaggtgaTCAACTCGATTCGAAAGATGGCCACAAAGCGTgcccacaaacagctggaTCTCGACCGACACAACAACTCGCTGAAAAAGTACCAGGATAAGAAGGAACGAAGCGTcaacgacgagaagaagatgtaCTCGGCCGAGTCAGCCGTCGAAATCGCCCAGCAGGAGTACGACTACTACAACGacatgctcaaggaggagctgccgcagctgtttgagctggAGGCCCAGTTCATCGCTCCTCTCTTCCAGTCCTTCTACTACATGCAGCTCAACGTCTTCTACACCCTCTACATCCGCATGGAGGAAATGAAGATTCCCTACTTTGACCTCACCAACGAGGACATCGAGGGCGCCTTTGCTGCCAAGCGGGGCGACGTTGCCGAGCGAACTGAACAGCTCTCCATCACCCAGTTCCGAGTCGGACACGCCCGTGCCAAGCTCGAAATGACAAAGCGACGGTTTGCAAAGGACAAGGATAAGGAGGCCGCTGCAGGAGCTGCCCCCGTCGCCGGTGCTGCGCCGCCCGCTTATGGAGGCGAGGAGGCCGCCGACcctgctgcagctgccgctgccgctCCCGCCGCGTACACCGCCACCGGCTACCCCAACGAAAAGGCCGTGTACACGCCTCCCGGGGCTCCTGCAGCCGCCGCTCCCGCAGCTGAAACCTGCACCGCCCTGTACGACTACGAGGCGCAGGCTGCTGGCGACCTGTCGTTTTCCGCCGGACAGGTCATCACCATTGTTCAGCGAACCGCTGACACCAACGGTTGGTGGACGGGTATTGTCGGGGGACACCAGGGAGTGTTTCCTGGAAATTATGTTCAGTTGAATGCGTAA